In a single window of the Hydrogenobaculum sp. 3684 genome:
- the lpxI gene encoding UDP-2,3-diacylglucosamine diphosphatase LpxI (LpxI, functionally equivalent to LpxH, replaces it in LPS biosynthesis in a minority of bacteria.) produces MKIGLIAGAGELPEVFRKNAIKNKEEVFTVGAKDITTIEADVYLPVGKISKLIELLKEKKVNKIVMLGKFEHKLSLDPRNYDIKAVSILTSLKDKTPSSIIRAFMDFMQEEGFSFLDPKPYLFELLIEKEGLLNDVELDKNVVEDIEFGAKIAKNIADMDIGQTVVIKQKAVVAVEAMEGTDKTILRAFDIAGKGTVVIKSARTNQDFRIDVPTVGIDTLNTLKEVKAKAIAIQKGKVYVLEKEKFIKMANRFGIGVYAYE; encoded by the coding sequence ATGAAAATAGGCCTTATAGCTGGTGCTGGTGAACTACCAGAAGTGTTTAGAAAAAATGCTATCAAGAACAAAGAAGAGGTTTTTACAGTAGGCGCTAAAGATATCACCACTATAGAGGCAGATGTTTATTTACCTGTTGGTAAAATCTCTAAACTCATAGAGCTTTTAAAAGAAAAAAAAGTAAATAAGATAGTGATGCTTGGGAAATTTGAACATAAACTCAGTTTAGATCCGAGAAATTACGATATAAAGGCTGTTTCGATACTTACTTCTTTAAAAGACAAAACCCCTTCAAGTATTATAAGGGCTTTTATGGATTTTATGCAAGAAGAGGGTTTTAGCTTTTTGGATCCAAAGCCTTATTTATTTGAGCTTTTAATAGAAAAAGAAGGGCTTTTAAACGATGTAGAGTTGGATAAAAATGTTGTTGAAGATATAGAGTTTGGTGCAAAGATAGCAAAGAATATTGCAGATATGGACATAGGTCAAACGGTGGTGATAAAACAAAAAGCCGTTGTGGCTGTGGAGGCTATGGAAGGTACAGACAAAACTATTCTTAGGGCTTTTGATATAGCTGGTAAAGGTACTGTGGTGATAAAATCAGCCCGTACAAATCAAGATTTTAGGATAGATGTACCCACCGTTGGTATAGATACGTTAAATACTTTAAAAGAGGTAAAGGCAAAAGCTATTGCTATTCAAAAAGGAAAAGTTTACGTGCTTGAAAAAGAAAAGTTCATTAAAATGGCTAACCGTTTTGGTATAGGTGTATACGCTTATGAATAG
- a CDS encoding HAMP domain-containing sensor histidine kinase, with amino-acid sequence MGFVAISTSFVLHKILINYMYTYLNNQAKPVIEFYSIYSNDLAKEAKDMIDDITSENITAVVLSSNGGVLSVGSFEDSEKPIPINNYILSLFLKKPMGTFEENGEDYAYIVKKTKDVYFVVIGRLREINKVIKQFIYMLTVLTIGVVVFSVLTIYTILNKILKQLDDITRISENIYAGNMDIDIPDSSSSDEFGIMFRAFKNMVEKLNNTIKIQKNFIADVSHEFKTPISYIKAQIEFILTGVYQEDEMFDVLKKVYKQTDVLSKFTEDLLALARLESNIPISKTEVDVVSLLNQLKEEFSIQNRNIILDIKSQDTWIADPHYLKIAVKNLLENAIKYSDKDIILGYTGDCIYVKDFGPGIPEENLPYIFERFYRVSKDKRGLGLGLSIVKAVAQVHNFNLKVEVKDGTTFYICK; translated from the coding sequence ATGGGGTTTGTAGCCATTAGCACATCGTTTGTTCTTCATAAAATCCTAATAAACTATATGTATACATATCTAAACAATCAAGCAAAACCTGTTATAGAGTTCTATTCTATATATTCAAACGATCTTGCCAAAGAGGCTAAAGATATGATAGACGATATTACATCAGAAAATATAACTGCTGTTGTTTTATCTTCAAATGGTGGTGTGCTAAGTGTAGGGTCTTTTGAAGATTCTGAAAAACCCATACCTATAAACAACTATATTTTAAGCCTATTTTTAAAGAAACCAATGGGTACTTTTGAAGAGAACGGAGAAGATTACGCTTACATAGTCAAAAAGACAAAGGATGTTTATTTTGTAGTAATAGGTAGGTTAAGAGAGATAAACAAGGTTATAAAGCAATTTATTTATATGCTTACTGTCCTTACGATAGGAGTTGTTGTATTTTCTGTACTTACCATATATACGATTTTAAACAAAATATTAAAACAGCTTGATGATATTACAAGGATATCTGAAAATATATACGCTGGTAATATGGACATAGATATTCCAGATAGTAGTTCCAGCGATGAATTTGGGATAATGTTTAGGGCTTTTAAAAACATGGTAGAAAAATTAAACAATACCATAAAAATCCAGAAAAACTTTATAGCGGATGTTTCTCATGAATTTAAAACCCCAATTAGCTACATAAAAGCTCAAATTGAGTTTATTTTGACAGGGGTTTATCAAGAAGATGAGATGTTTGATGTGCTTAAGAAGGTTTATAAACAGACGGATGTACTTAGTAAGTTTACAGAAGACCTTTTGGCTTTGGCTCGCTTAGAATCAAATATACCTATATCTAAAACAGAGGTAGATGTGGTTTCGCTTCTTAATCAACTAAAAGAAGAGTTCTCAATCCAAAATAGAAATATCATTCTTGATATTAAAAGCCAAGATACTTGGATAGCAGACCCACACTATTTAAAAATAGCTGTGAAAAATCTTTTGGAAAATGCTATTAAGTATTCTGATAAAGATATTATACTTGGATATACAGGGGATTGTATCTATGTAAAAGATTTTGGCCCTGGTATTCCTGAGGAGAACTTGCCTTATATATTTGAACGTTTTTACAGGGTTTCAAAAGATAAAAGAGGACTTGGCCTAGGGCTTTCTATAGTAAAAGCGGTGGCTCAAGTGCACAATTTTAACCTAAAAGTAGAAGTAAAAGACGGTACAACTTTTTATATATGCAAATGA
- the infB gene encoding translation initiation factor IF-2, whose amino-acid sequence MSKKKSGIRLKDFVETYGLEDRVDEIKSVLREWRSKNISQVTQYIEEEDKDFLIDYYELSGAVLVEETPKIVAKEVEKEHVKSTKSQKPTSKRPQQKPIQASKKQEPPARKPEIKQETKDQVVIPEPKKEEQSSAPVLLETSKPVESKPVAEEKPEEKIVEEKMEQDKPIEKPEEHMHKVVEENIAKEQPKQEPLTEVKPIEEKQSVQEKVKEEPIQVKAEKQEKVETKQESPKAPSQKPKKEPQKPSPPKEEAKKEEEIKIIEIPEVISVREFAELLGVGPNQIIKELFQEGILVTINQNIDPNLAVKIAEKFGYLAEIKKPEVVIEEEEPEEEDPSKLKPRPPVVVVMGHVDHGKTTLLDTIRKTNVAAREKGGITQHIGASMVKTKDGRLITFLDTPGHEAFTSLRARGAQVTDVAILVVAADDGVMPQTIEAINHAKAFNVPIVVAVNKIDKPGADPSRVRRELSEVGIIPEEWGGDTVFVDVSAKTGQGVDELLDMVMLVADMLELKANPDKKAKGTIIESRLDKQKGPVATVLVTEGTLKVGDIFVAGATYGRVRAMMDSYGHKVKQATPSMAVEIIGFEEVPEAGDVLKVVDSEKQAKELAQIRKTAKEQDKNKELGISLDDIFKKIKEGEVKELKLIVKADAVGSLEAIKKSLSDIKTSEVSIKVIHEGVGSITEGDVMLAKAAKAIILGFNVRPDAKAKEAAEREKVDIRVYGIIYELLDDVKKAISGMLSPVKKEITLGLAEVRATFKVKGAGTVAGCYVLEGKIVRNQRARLIRNGVVIYDGKIESLKRFKEDVNEVARGYECGIKLENYNDIKVKDEIECYEIKEEKQTL is encoded by the coding sequence ATGTCAAAGAAAAAAAGCGGTATAAGGTTAAAAGATTTTGTTGAAACCTATGGTCTAGAGGACAGAGTAGACGAAATAAAAAGTGTACTTAGAGAATGGCGTAGCAAAAACATATCCCAAGTTACGCAGTATATAGAAGAAGAAGACAAAGATTTTTTGATAGATTACTATGAGCTTTCAGGTGCTGTGCTTGTTGAGGAAACTCCAAAAATTGTCGCTAAGGAAGTAGAAAAAGAGCATGTTAAATCTACTAAAAGCCAAAAACCAACTTCTAAAAGACCTCAACAAAAACCAATACAAGCATCGAAAAAACAAGAACCTCCAGCAAGAAAACCAGAAATAAAACAAGAAACAAAAGATCAAGTTGTTATACCAGAGCCAAAGAAAGAAGAGCAATCATCAGCACCAGTACTCTTAGAAACTTCTAAACCTGTAGAATCAAAACCTGTGGCGGAAGAAAAACCAGAAGAAAAGATAGTAGAAGAAAAGATGGAGCAAGATAAACCTATCGAAAAACCTGAAGAGCATATGCATAAAGTTGTTGAGGAAAATATTGCTAAAGAACAACCAAAACAAGAACCTTTAACTGAAGTAAAACCTATTGAAGAAAAACAGTCAGTTCAAGAGAAGGTGAAAGAAGAGCCAATACAGGTAAAAGCCGAAAAACAAGAAAAAGTCGAAACAAAGCAAGAATCTCCAAAGGCGCCTTCTCAAAAACCTAAGAAAGAACCTCAGAAGCCGTCTCCACCAAAAGAAGAAGCAAAGAAAGAGGAAGAGATAAAGATAATAGAAATTCCTGAAGTTATATCTGTAAGAGAGTTTGCCGAGCTTTTAGGAGTGGGTCCAAATCAAATTATAAAAGAACTTTTCCAAGAAGGTATCTTGGTAACTATAAACCAAAACATAGATCCTAACTTAGCTGTTAAAATAGCCGAAAAGTTTGGATACCTAGCTGAGATAAAAAAACCGGAAGTGGTTATAGAAGAGGAAGAACCAGAAGAGGAAGACCCATCGAAGCTAAAACCACGTCCTCCGGTAGTAGTGGTGATGGGGCACGTAGACCATGGTAAAACTACATTGCTTGATACTATAAGAAAAACCAACGTTGCTGCAAGAGAAAAGGGTGGTATAACTCAACACATAGGCGCTTCCATGGTAAAGACTAAGGATGGAAGGCTTATTACATTCTTGGATACCCCAGGACACGAAGCGTTTACAAGTTTGCGTGCCAGAGGTGCTCAGGTAACAGATGTTGCTATATTGGTGGTGGCAGCTGATGATGGTGTTATGCCCCAGACTATAGAAGCTATAAATCATGCTAAAGCTTTTAACGTACCGATTGTGGTAGCAGTTAACAAAATAGATAAGCCAGGTGCTGATCCCTCTAGAGTAAGAAGAGAGTTATCGGAGGTGGGGATTATACCAGAAGAGTGGGGTGGAGATACTGTTTTTGTAGACGTGTCTGCTAAAACTGGGCAAGGAGTTGATGAGCTTCTTGATATGGTTATGCTTGTGGCAGACATGTTGGAGTTAAAGGCCAATCCAGACAAAAAGGCAAAGGGTACTATTATAGAATCGAGACTAGACAAACAAAAAGGTCCAGTGGCTACAGTACTTGTTACGGAAGGTACTTTGAAGGTGGGGGATATATTTGTAGCAGGTGCTACTTACGGTAGAGTAAGGGCTATGATGGACAGTTATGGCCATAAGGTCAAGCAAGCAACACCTTCTATGGCTGTAGAGATTATAGGTTTTGAAGAAGTGCCGGAGGCTGGAGATGTATTAAAGGTTGTGGATTCTGAAAAGCAGGCAAAAGAACTTGCTCAAATAAGAAAAACGGCCAAAGAGCAAGATAAAAACAAAGAGCTTGGTATATCTTTAGATGATATATTTAAGAAAATCAAAGAAGGTGAAGTAAAAGAGCTTAAACTTATAGTAAAAGCCGATGCCGTAGGTTCTTTGGAAGCCATTAAAAAATCTTTATCAGATATAAAAACCTCAGAAGTTAGCATAAAGGTAATCCATGAAGGCGTTGGTTCTATCACCGAAGGCGATGTAATGCTTGCAAAAGCCGCAAAGGCAATAATACTTGGTTTTAACGTAAGACCAGACGCTAAAGCAAAAGAAGCCGCTGAAAGGGAGAAAGTTGATATAAGGGTTTACGGCATCATCTATGAGCTTTTAGACGATGTGAAGAAAGCCATAAGCGGTATGCTTTCACCGGTAAAGAAAGAAATCACCCTTGGACTTGCTGAAGTAAGAGCTACTTTTAAGGTAAAGGGTGCTGGTACTGTAGCTGGTTGTTATGTATTAGAGGGTAAAATTGTTAGAAATCAACGGGCAAGACTTATAAGAAACGGTGTTGTAATATACGATGGCAAGATAGAATCTTTAAAGCGTTTCAAGGAAGATGTAAATGAGGTAGCTAGAGGTTACGAATGCGGTATAAAGCTTGAGAACTACAACGATATAAAAGTGAAAGACGAAATAGAATGCTATGAAATAAAGGAAGAGAAGCAAACCCTTTAA
- the atpA gene encoding F0F1 ATP synthase subunit alpha, which produces MTLAYDDALEILKSQLQSFETDIKMEEVGVVYAVGDGVARAYGLDNVMANELLEFDSGEAGLAFNLEEDNVGIIILGSESGIKEGSIVKRTGRILDAPVGEELVGRVIDPLGNPLDGKGPINAKQRSPVEKIAPGIVKRKSVHEPLQTGIKAIDAMIPIGRGQRELIIGDRATGKTTVAIDTILNQRDTDVYCIYVAIGQKKSTTARIIELLEREGAMKYTTVVVASATDPAPLQYLAPFTGCTIGEYFRDNSKHALIVYDDLSKHAEAYRQLSLLVRRPPGREAYPGDVFYLHSRLLERAAKLNDELGAGSLTALPIIETKAGDVSAYIPTNVISITDGQIYLEPDLFNKGIRPAINVGLSVSRVGGSAQIKAMKQVAGTLRLDLAQFRELEAFMQFASDLDKATQDTINRGLRLVELLKQGPYSPIPVEKQVIAIYAGTNGYLDDIPVSSVRKFEMELYGFLDANFKDLLDELKTKKAIDDSVKAKLKTALDKFKASFIP; this is translated from the coding sequence ATGACACTTGCTTATGACGACGCTTTGGAGATACTGAAATCTCAGCTTCAAAGCTTTGAAACAGACATAAAGATGGAAGAGGTTGGCGTAGTTTATGCTGTAGGTGATGGTGTTGCAAGAGCCTACGGTCTTGATAACGTTATGGCCAACGAGCTTTTGGAATTTGATAGCGGTGAGGCTGGACTTGCTTTTAACCTTGAAGAAGACAACGTTGGTATCATAATACTTGGTTCAGAGTCTGGTATAAAAGAAGGTAGTATAGTAAAGCGTACGGGTAGAATATTGGATGCTCCTGTGGGTGAAGAGCTTGTAGGTAGAGTTATAGATCCATTAGGTAATCCACTAGATGGCAAAGGACCCATCAACGCAAAGCAAAGAAGCCCAGTAGAAAAGATAGCTCCGGGTATAGTAAAAAGAAAGTCCGTTCACGAGCCTCTTCAAACCGGTATAAAAGCTATAGACGCTATGATACCAATAGGTAGAGGGCAAAGAGAGCTTATAATAGGAGATAGGGCTACTGGTAAAACCACCGTTGCTATAGACACTATTTTAAACCAAAGAGATACCGATGTTTATTGTATATATGTGGCTATAGGCCAAAAGAAATCTACCACCGCCCGTATTATAGAGCTTCTTGAAAGAGAAGGTGCTATGAAATATACCACTGTTGTGGTGGCTTCTGCTACAGACCCAGCTCCTTTGCAATACTTGGCGCCATTTACAGGTTGTACTATAGGTGAGTATTTTAGAGACAACAGTAAGCACGCTCTTATCGTTTACGACGACCTATCAAAACATGCAGAAGCTTACAGACAACTTTCTTTGTTGGTGAGACGTCCTCCCGGAAGAGAAGCTTATCCTGGTGATGTATTTTATCTACACTCAAGACTTCTTGAAAGAGCGGCTAAGCTAAACGATGAGCTTGGCGCAGGTTCTCTGACGGCACTTCCTATAATAGAAACAAAGGCTGGCGACGTGTCAGCTTATATACCAACAAACGTTATATCTATCACCGATGGTCAAATTTATTTGGAACCAGACCTTTTTAACAAGGGTATAAGACCGGCTATAAACGTTGGTCTTTCTGTGTCAAGGGTTGGTGGTAGTGCTCAGATAAAAGCCATGAAACAAGTGGCTGGTACTTTGAGACTTGACTTAGCTCAGTTTAGAGAATTGGAAGCTTTTATGCAATTTGCTTCTGACCTAGACAAAGCTACTCAAGACACCATCAATAGAGGTTTAAGGCTTGTGGAATTGTTAAAACAAGGTCCTTACAGTCCTATACCTGTAGAAAAGCAAGTTATAGCTATATACGCAGGTACAAACGGTTACCTTGACGATATACCTGTATCATCTGTAAGAAAGTTTGAAATGGAGTTATATGGATTTTTAGATGCAAACTTTAAAGACCTCTTGGATGAGTTAAAGACCAAAAAAGCCATAGATGACTCTGTAAAAGCTAAGCTAAAAACAGCCTTAGACAAATTTAAAGCAAGCTTTATTCCATAA
- the atpH gene encoding ATP synthase F1 subunit delta, with translation MKVNKELARKLAKKIISSVPKDKESLSAVSDFLGLLGVLYRKEPKFRDFVLSPFVPNEQKKLFIKSLIQKGNIPKEIEFFVDELIDLNLLRIVDEIKRLFDYESEKILSIYKGKLIFAKEPAKELVDEIIQRVEKVLNRKIEPEISVNEALIGGFELRLSGLVLDTSVRGVLQNLSNKVKSL, from the coding sequence ATGAAGGTAAACAAGGAGTTGGCTAGAAAGCTGGCAAAGAAGATCATTTCTTCCGTTCCAAAAGATAAAGAATCTCTTAGCGCTGTATCTGATTTTTTAGGGCTTTTAGGAGTACTTTATAGAAAAGAACCAAAATTTAGGGATTTTGTTTTGTCTCCTTTTGTGCCAAATGAGCAAAAAAAACTTTTTATAAAAAGTCTTATACAAAAGGGTAATATACCAAAAGAAATAGAGTTTTTCGTGGATGAGCTTATTGATTTAAACCTTCTTAGAATTGTTGATGAGATTAAAAGGCTGTTTGATTATGAATCTGAAAAGATATTGTCTATTTATAAAGGTAAACTTATATTCGCTAAAGAGCCTGCAAAAGAGCTTGTAGACGAAATAATACAAAGAGTTGAAAAGGTTTTAAATAGAAAGATAGAGCCAGAAATATCTGTTAACGAAGCACTGATAGGTGGGTTTGAGTTAAGGCTTTCTGGATTGGTGCTTGATACATCTGTAAGAGGTGTTTTGCAAAATTTGTCTAATAAAGTTAAAAGCTTATAA
- a CDS encoding ATP synthase F0 subunit B: MSNYVFENIWKAVNVILFFALVYKFAGKQIKDMFEKAYKSLVSQVEEPLSKLLSNREAVSLAKKEVEEARKKYEKTLENQRILAKAQYDEILSHAKIVAENIEKMGKEMVEVEANRLKSQLISGLSSSLISKAEVKLKEAFKDEKVEISYIKSRLERLGK, from the coding sequence ATGTCTAACTATGTATTTGAAAATATATGGAAAGCTGTTAACGTAATATTATTTTTTGCTTTAGTTTATAAGTTTGCCGGTAAGCAAATAAAAGATATGTTTGAGAAAGCTTACAAATCATTAGTATCTCAAGTAGAAGAACCTCTTTCTAAGCTTTTATCAAATAGAGAGGCTGTATCTTTGGCCAAAAAAGAAGTTGAAGAAGCAAGAAAGAAATATGAAAAAACTCTTGAAAATCAAAGAATACTTGCAAAAGCACAATATGATGAGATACTGTCTCATGCAAAGATAGTGGCCGAGAACATAGAGAAAATGGGTAAAGAAATGGTAGAAGTAGAAGCCAACAGGTTAAAGTCCCAACTTATATCTGGGCTAAGTTCATCTTTGATATCAAAAGCAGAGGTTAAGCTGAAAGAGGCTTTTAAAGATGAGAAGGTAGAAATTTCTTACATAAAGTCAAGGCTTGAGAGGTTAGGCAAATGA
- a CDS encoding ATP synthase F0 subunit B, with translation MSIGVIPNETLFVEIVLFLVFVAIVNYMVLKPYLGIAKERQDQADKTLKEAQALAKEREMLLKEAQEILEKAKKEAQQILEEAIKKANDEKQRILKEAEEKAELEYRTQIEKIKQELEEQKKVLEASLDSLVESLVEKVIKG, from the coding sequence ATGAGTATAGGTGTTATACCCAATGAAACCTTGTTTGTGGAGATTGTCCTTTTCTTAGTTTTTGTAGCCATTGTAAATTATATGGTTTTGAAACCGTATCTTGGTATAGCTAAAGAAAGACAAGATCAAGCTGATAAAACGCTTAAAGAAGCTCAGGCTCTTGCCAAAGAACGCGAAATGCTTTTGAAAGAAGCTCAAGAGATCTTAGAAAAAGCTAAAAAAGAAGCCCAACAGATTTTGGAAGAAGCTATAAAAAAAGCAAACGATGAGAAACAAAGAATATTAAAAGAAGCAGAGGAAAAGGCTGAACTTGAATATCGTACTCAAATAGAAAAGATAAAACAAGAATTAGAAGAACAGAAAAAAGTTTTGGAAGCTTCTTTGGACTCTTTAGTAGAATCACTGGTAGAAAAGGTAATAAAGGGGTAA
- the smpB gene encoding SsrA-binding protein SmpB, whose protein sequence is MKKQEQNNTPRYVNKEGLHENEIVETYQAGIELLGPEIKSIRNKQTVSFKDAFVRIENGEAFLHNLYIAPYKYATIKPPDPLRKRKLLLHKREILRLLGKSKEKGYTIIPLSLYFKNGKVKVDIALVKGKKLYDKRKELKEKDIKRELQREFKGRVKL, encoded by the coding sequence ATGAAAAAACAAGAACAAAATAATACACCAAGGTATGTAAACAAAGAAGGCTTACATGAAAATGAGATTGTGGAAACTTATCAAGCAGGTATTGAGCTTTTAGGACCAGAGATAAAATCCATAAGGAACAAGCAAACCGTATCTTTCAAAGATGCTTTTGTTAGAATAGAAAACGGAGAAGCGTTTTTACACAACTTATACATAGCTCCCTACAAGTACGCCACCATAAAACCCCCAGACCCACTTAGAAAGAGAAAATTACTTCTTCATAAAAGGGAAATTTTGAGGCTTTTAGGAAAATCAAAGGAAAAAGGTTATACGATAATACCGCTTAGCCTTTACTTTAAAAACGGCAAAGTAAAAGTAGACATAGCACTAGTCAAGGGTAAAAAACTTTACGATAAAAGAAAAGAGCTAAAAGAAAAAGACATAAAGAGAGAACTACAAAGAGAGTTTAAAGGGAGAGTAAAGCTCTAA
- the rnr gene encoding ribonuclease R, with protein MEKEEIVTAIESFLSSKKKPVSFGELAKHIPVDKKILRKVLRELIKQDKIITTKGHFSLNRESIKKVVGVVEANPAGFGFLIPKDGSEDIYIPFFEMQKVFDKDEVEGYVVLYKGKEELRIERVLKRARKEFVCSISNFKKCIANPVDENHFHDIELSKNQCKNIKPEQLVLVKITRYPTKTQKAKGKIIEIIGNPSESFLSLELLKRKYNLKNQYPKEAIKELNSFLEKFDFQKEISRRKDLRDQPCFTIDPVRAKDFDDAVYLEKEGDDYRLFVHIADVSLFVKFGSALDKEAYERGTTVYLPGEAIHMLPEELSSNLCSLVPNEDRFCLSVEMVFDKSAKLKHYEIYESVINSKARLTYDQALDIITGKIKPPLPSIRETLIEMENLYRKRHKIRWDLGSIDFDLPEAEIVIDETGEPSAILPYERHIAHRIIEEFMVSANEVIATFMNEKSDLGFYRVHEKPNKDKVQNLLTILSGLGYKTTMPDDFEPKFFQRIIEHFEGKEEEFLVRFLTLRSMQKAKYSPIDIGHFGLASKHYTHFTSPIRRYPDIIVHRIIKSILKKKPLAFNMSYLEEAAVHLSEKERLADKIEYEAIDFLRARFMKDKIGEIFEGIITGIIQNGIFVQIKTILAEGFVSISFMEGDFIYDQENHRFIDAKSHKTYRLGDSVKVKVIKVDEQKGKLDFEIVEEII; from the coding sequence ATGGAAAAAGAAGAGATAGTTACTGCTATAGAAAGTTTTCTATCTTCTAAGAAAAAGCCTGTTTCTTTCGGCGAACTTGCCAAGCATATACCAGTGGATAAAAAGATACTTAGGAAGGTTCTAAGAGAGTTAATCAAACAAGATAAAATCATCACCACCAAAGGACATTTTAGCCTAAACAGAGAATCTATAAAAAAGGTGGTGGGCGTCGTAGAGGCAAATCCAGCAGGTTTTGGATTTTTAATACCAAAGGATGGTTCTGAAGATATATACATACCATTTTTTGAAATGCAAAAAGTGTTTGATAAAGACGAGGTGGAAGGATATGTGGTCCTTTACAAAGGAAAAGAAGAGCTAAGAATTGAAAGGGTCCTAAAACGAGCCAGAAAGGAGTTTGTTTGCAGTATATCAAATTTCAAAAAATGCATTGCAAATCCAGTAGATGAAAACCACTTTCACGATATAGAACTTTCTAAAAACCAATGCAAAAATATAAAACCAGAGCAACTTGTACTTGTAAAAATAACAAGATATCCTACAAAGACTCAAAAAGCCAAAGGAAAAATAATTGAAATAATAGGAAATCCATCTGAGAGCTTCTTGTCTTTGGAGCTTTTAAAAAGAAAATACAACTTAAAAAATCAATATCCAAAAGAAGCTATAAAAGAGTTAAACTCGTTTTTAGAAAAATTTGATTTTCAAAAAGAGATATCAAGACGAAAAGACTTAAGAGACCAACCTTGTTTTACCATAGACCCAGTAAGAGCAAAAGACTTTGACGATGCGGTTTATCTTGAAAAAGAAGGTGATGACTACAGGCTTTTTGTACATATAGCAGATGTGTCTTTGTTTGTAAAATTTGGAAGCGCCCTTGACAAAGAAGCATACGAAAGAGGTACCACAGTTTACCTTCCAGGAGAAGCTATACATATGCTTCCGGAAGAGCTATCCTCAAACCTTTGTAGCCTTGTGCCAAATGAAGACAGATTTTGCCTTAGCGTTGAAATGGTTTTTGATAAAAGCGCAAAACTAAAACATTACGAGATATATGAAAGCGTTATAAACTCAAAGGCAAGGCTTACCTACGACCAAGCTTTAGATATAATAACTGGCAAAATCAAGCCACCACTTCCAAGCATAAGAGAAACACTTATTGAGATGGAAAATCTTTATAGAAAAAGACATAAGATAAGATGGGACTTAGGAAGTATAGACTTTGACCTACCAGAGGCCGAGATCGTAATAGACGAAACAGGTGAACCAAGCGCTATACTACCTTACGAAAGACATATAGCTCATAGGATAATAGAGGAATTTATGGTATCTGCCAACGAAGTGATAGCAACATTCATGAATGAGAAATCAGATTTAGGCTTTTACAGAGTTCATGAAAAACCAAATAAAGACAAAGTCCAAAATCTTCTAACTATACTATCTGGGCTCGGATACAAAACTACAATGCCAGATGACTTCGAGCCAAAGTTCTTTCAGCGGATTATAGAACATTTTGAAGGAAAAGAGGAGGAGTTTTTGGTGAGATTTTTAACCTTAAGAAGCATGCAAAAAGCCAAATACTCACCCATAGATATAGGGCACTTTGGCCTTGCATCAAAACATTATACACACTTTACCTCTCCCATCAGAAGGTATCCAGATATCATAGTACATCGGATAATAAAATCCATCTTAAAGAAAAAACCTTTAGCTTTTAATATGAGCTACCTTGAAGAAGCGGCAGTGCATTTGTCTGAAAAAGAACGTTTGGCTGACAAAATTGAATACGAAGCTATAGATTTCCTAAGGGCAAGGTTTATGAAAGATAAGATAGGAGAGATATTTGAAGGCATTATCACCGGTATAATACAAAACGGTATCTTCGTGCAGATAAAAACCATATTGGCCGAAGGGTTTGTAAGCATAAGTTTTATGGAAGGTGATTTTATCTACGACCAAGAAAATCACAGGTTTATAGATGCCAAAAGCCATAAAACTTATAGATTGGGAGATAGTGTAAAAGTAAAAGTCATAAAAGTAGATGAACAAAAAGGAAAACTAGACTTTGAGATTGTAGAAGAAATTATATAA
- a CDS encoding cytochrome c, with the protein MRNLALALGLLVTVSFGAFAMTPQKIFEMHCMQCHNGKRAPSAKELHTKFAGKKKELVEAISHCRPAMALPASEREAIINWLSSK; encoded by the coding sequence ATGAGAAACTTAGCTTTGGCTTTAGGACTTTTGGTGACGGTAAGTTTTGGGGCTTTTGCCATGACCCCGCAAAAGATATTTGAAATGCACTGTATGCAGTGTCACAATGGCAAGAGAGCCCCATCTGCTAAAGAGCTTCACACAAAGTTTGCTGGCAAGAAAAAAGAACTTGTAGAAGCTATATCTCACTGTAGACCAGCTATGGCTTTGCCAGCATCAGAAAGAGAAGCTATAATAAATTGGCTTTCTTCAAAGTAA